From Tachysurus fulvidraco isolate hzauxx_2018 chromosome 10, HZAU_PFXX_2.0, whole genome shotgun sequence, one genomic window encodes:
- the fgf18a gene encoding fibroblast growth factor 18a, producing the protein MRSFLSTLAVLCIQMMLVMCNPLQVFGVDGVNFSMHVENQTRARDPMSRRQPRVYQLYSRTSCKHVQVLGRKISARGEDGDKFAQLVVEADTFGSQVRIRGKETNYYLCMNRRGKLVGKKASNRGEDCVFIEMVLENNYTALMSARYKDWYVGFTKRGRPRRGPQTLLNQQDVHFMKRLPPGEQPDHTPFRFTTVSKRSKRVRAARPR; encoded by the exons gTGTATCCAGATGATGCTGGTTATGTGCAATCCTctgcag GTGTTCGGAGTTGATGGCGTGAACTTCAGCATGCACGTGGAGAATCAGACTCGTGCACGAGACCCCATGAGCCGGCGACAGCCCCGAGTCTACCAACTCTACAGTCGCACCAGCTGCAAACATGTCCAAGTGCTTGGCCGTAAAATCAGTGCCCGCGGGGAGGACGGAGACAAATTCG CCCAGCTTGTAGTGGAGGCAGACACATTCGGCAGCCAGGTGCGAATCAGGGGGAAGGAGACCAACTACTATCTGTGTATGAACCGCAGGGGCAAACTTGTAGGCAAG AAGGCCAGTAATCGCGGTGAGGACTGTGTCTTTATTGAGATGGTGCTTGAGAACAACTACACAGCATTAATGTCAGCACGTTACAAAGACTGGTACGTGGGCTTCACCAAAAGGGGGCGCCCTCGTCGTGGCCCACAGACACTTCTAAACCAGCAAGACGTTCATTTTATGAAGCGCCTTCCTCCAGGGGAGCAGCCAGACCACACACCATTTCGTTTCACCACTGTCAGCAAAAGGAGCAAAAGAGTCCGTGCTGCGCGACCACGCTAA